One genomic region from Caballeronia sp. M1242 encodes:
- a CDS encoding DUF1656 domain-containing protein, which produces MIGEIDILGVFVPAVLVLMFIAYLLNLVIRTVLTRVGFYRFVWHRSVFDLGIYVLLLGLVVIVSHRLIT; this is translated from the coding sequence ATGATCGGCGAAATCGACATTCTCGGCGTCTTCGTGCCGGCCGTTCTCGTGCTGATGTTCATCGCGTATCTGCTGAACCTCGTCATCCGCACCGTGCTCACGCGCGTGGGCTTTTATCGCTTCGTGTGGCATCGCTCCGTCTTCGATCTCGGCATCTATGTACTGTTGCTGGGGCTTGTCGTTATCGTTTCGCATCGGCTCATCACGTGA
- a CDS encoding HlyD family secretion protein has product MKKTWFSVGQILLTLIVVAIAAVVLWKLVDYYMFAPWTRDGHVRADVIQVAPDVSGLITDVKVVDNQQVKRGDVLFVIDQARYTLALRNAEAAAQQRRATLDQARREDARNRSLGNLVAREVVEETHSRVEQATAALADAEVAIDTARLNLQRTQILSPVDGYLNDRAPRIGEFVSAGRAVLSVVDMHSFRVDGYFEETKLHGIDIGQPVDIKVMGEPNLLRGHVQSIVAAIEDRDRQQSSSLLPNVNPAFSWVRLAQRIPVRVTLDEIPADFRMIAGRTATVSVRGVGPTIGSRAASGNMPASATAPASPVAAHVPASGASQ; this is encoded by the coding sequence GTGAAAAAAACCTGGTTCTCCGTCGGGCAGATCCTGCTCACGCTCATCGTCGTCGCCATTGCAGCCGTCGTGTTGTGGAAGCTGGTGGATTACTACATGTTCGCGCCGTGGACGCGCGACGGCCACGTGCGCGCCGACGTCATCCAGGTCGCGCCCGACGTGTCCGGCCTCATCACCGATGTAAAGGTCGTGGATAACCAGCAGGTGAAGCGCGGCGACGTGCTCTTCGTCATCGATCAGGCGCGCTATACGCTCGCGCTGCGCAATGCCGAAGCTGCTGCGCAACAGCGCCGCGCCACGCTCGATCAGGCGCGGCGCGAGGACGCGCGCAACCGCTCGCTCGGCAACCTCGTGGCGCGCGAAGTGGTCGAGGAAACGCATTCGCGCGTGGAGCAGGCGACGGCCGCGCTCGCCGATGCCGAAGTCGCCATCGACACCGCGCGCCTCAACTTGCAACGCACGCAAATCCTGAGTCCGGTAGACGGCTATCTCAACGATCGCGCCCCGCGCATCGGCGAGTTCGTCTCGGCGGGACGCGCGGTGCTGTCCGTCGTCGATATGCACTCTTTCCGCGTCGATGGTTACTTCGAAGAGACGAAGCTGCACGGCATCGATATCGGGCAACCGGTCGATATCAAGGTCATGGGCGAGCCGAACCTGTTGCGCGGACATGTGCAGAGCATCGTCGCGGCGATCGAGGATCGCGACCGTCAGCAGAGCTCGAGCCTGCTGCCGAACGTGAACCCCGCCTTCAGTTGGGTGCGGCTCGCGCAGCGCATTCCGGTGCGCGTGACGCTCGATGAAATTCCTGCCGACTTCCGCATGATCGCGGGGCGCACGGCCACCGTCTCGGTGCGCGGCGTCGGTCCCACCATCGGATCGCGCGCTGCGTCCGGCAACATGCCTGCGTCCGCGACGGCGCCCGCATCGCCGGTCGCCGCGCATGTGCCGGCTTCGGGTGCATCGCAATGA
- a CDS encoding efflux transporter outer membrane subunit, producing MRSPRLGLTLLASMLVLGGCITVGPDYKLPEGAAVNAPYANAPIDGADQAPVTQGTAPSKWWRLYDDPALDELVNEALVSNADIRVAAANLARSRAEVEFANRQGGFSSRSSVAFQRAQESAEQYLLTEKLPVVNEGALELSVSYEFDLFGKLKRGVEAARADDEAVEAAVDLARITVVADVVRAYVESCSAAEELRIAQKSLALQRERVRLTQRLREAGRSNQSEVTRGQTQSETLAADIPRFVARRRVAQYRLAMLLARAPSALPPAALACNKLPKLREPIPVGDGASLLKRRPDVRQAERQLAASTARIGVATAALYPSVSFGASVGSVGVAEDLLGATTNRWAFGPLINWSFPINGQRARVVQAEAASGGALAHFDGVVLNALRETQSSLATYASDATRADNLRTAYRSAVESADETHRLYTAGRESFVADLDATRTLTSVAAQVAAAESQVAQDQVNLFLALGGGWERDEDVANAQRK from the coding sequence ATGAGAAGCCCGCGCCTCGGTCTGACGCTGCTCGCGTCGATGCTCGTGCTCGGCGGCTGCATCACGGTCGGCCCGGACTACAAGCTGCCTGAAGGCGCGGCGGTCAATGCGCCGTACGCGAACGCGCCCATCGACGGCGCGGATCAGGCGCCGGTCACGCAAGGCACCGCGCCTTCGAAATGGTGGCGTCTCTACGACGATCCCGCGCTCGACGAGCTCGTGAACGAAGCGTTGGTTTCGAACGCGGACATCCGCGTCGCTGCCGCGAACCTCGCGCGTTCGCGTGCCGAAGTGGAATTTGCGAACCGGCAAGGCGGCTTTTCGAGCCGCAGTTCCGTCGCATTCCAGCGGGCGCAGGAATCGGCGGAACAGTACTTGTTGACAGAGAAGCTGCCGGTCGTGAACGAAGGCGCGCTGGAACTGAGCGTGTCATATGAATTCGATCTCTTCGGCAAGCTGAAGCGCGGCGTGGAAGCTGCCCGCGCCGACGACGAAGCCGTCGAAGCCGCAGTCGATCTCGCGCGCATCACCGTGGTGGCCGACGTCGTGCGCGCGTATGTCGAATCGTGTTCGGCGGCGGAAGAGCTGCGCATCGCGCAGAAGTCGTTAGCACTCCAGAGGGAGCGCGTGCGGCTCACGCAGCGCCTGCGCGAAGCGGGCCGCAGCAATCAATCCGAAGTCACGCGCGGTCAGACGCAATCCGAGACGCTCGCGGCCGACATTCCGCGCTTCGTCGCGCGCCGCCGCGTGGCGCAGTATCGGCTGGCGATGCTGCTCGCGCGCGCGCCGTCCGCGTTGCCACCCGCCGCGCTCGCGTGCAACAAGCTGCCGAAGCTGCGCGAGCCGATTCCTGTCGGCGACGGCGCGTCGCTCCTGAAGCGCCGTCCCGATGTGCGGCAAGCCGAGCGGCAACTGGCGGCATCGACCGCGCGCATCGGCGTGGCGACTGCGGCGCTGTATCCATCGGTGAGCTTCGGCGCGTCGGTCGGTTCCGTGGGCGTGGCCGAAGACTTGCTCGGCGCGACGACGAATCGCTGGGCGTTCGGGCCGCTCATCAACTGGAGCTTTCCGATCAACGGGCAACGCGCTCGCGTGGTGCAGGCCGAAGCGGCATCCGGCGGCGCGCTCGCGCACTTCGACGGCGTGGTGCTCAATGCGCTGCGCGAAACGCAAAGCAGTCTCGCGACGTATGCGTCCGATGCGACGCGTGCCGACAATCTGCGCACCGCGTACCGGTCGGCGGTGGAATCGGCCGATGAAACGCATCGGCTATATACGGCCGGGCGCGAGTCGTTCGTCGCCGATCTCGATGCCACGCGCACGCTGACGAGCGTCGCCGCGCAAGTGGCGGCGGCCGAGAGCCAGGTCGCGCAGGATCAGGTGAATCTGTTTCTCGCGCTCGGCGGCGGCTGGGAACGCGACGAAGACGTGGCGAACGCGCAGCGCAAGTAG